A single genomic interval of Shewanella halotolerans harbors:
- a CDS encoding 6-carboxytetrahydropterin synthase: protein MQLFVRDLTVIDFSYLCPIRGMVGESWIVDVLLDGGLDDQNMVLDFAKVKRTIKNTIDDVADHRLLIPTACAEVRWQQQGDRVWMDFNSLQGDIHLACPAQAFALIPTEIIDFDSVNAFLQKALKEVLPDNVQGIALTLRNELHETPYYHYSHGLKKHDGNCQRIAHGHRSPINVFENGIAAPKWDEYWARRWKDIYLGSEDDLVEVDELDLSPQTSVSDETHYGFHYVAPQGDFQLAMPKKRCEIIPHDTTVELLADFIATTLASENPESEFKVIAYEGVGKGAIASKGERHV, encoded by the coding sequence ATGCAACTTTTTGTTAGAGATTTAACTGTAATCGATTTTTCTTACCTGTGTCCTATCCGTGGCATGGTGGGAGAGAGCTGGATCGTCGATGTGCTGCTCGATGGCGGCCTGGACGATCAGAACATGGTGCTGGATTTTGCCAAGGTGAAGCGCACCATCAAGAACACCATTGACGATGTGGCCGATCACCGCCTGCTGATCCCCACCGCCTGCGCCGAGGTGAGATGGCAGCAGCAGGGCGATCGTGTCTGGATGGACTTCAACAGCCTACAGGGGGATATCCATCTTGCCTGTCCCGCTCAGGCATTTGCCCTGATCCCGACGGAAATTATCGATTTCGACAGTGTTAACGCCTTCTTACAAAAAGCCTTGAAAGAGGTGCTACCTGACAACGTGCAGGGCATTGCTCTGACGTTACGTAACGAGCTGCATGAAACGCCTTATTATCACTATTCACATGGCCTGAAGAAGCACGATGGTAACTGCCAGCGCATCGCTCACGGTCATCGCAGCCCGATCAACGTGTTTGAAAATGGTATCGCCGCGCCTAAGTGGGACGAGTATTGGGCCCGCCGCTGGAAAGATATCTATCTCGGCAGCGAAGATGACCTGGTCGAGGTGGACGAGCTGGACCTGTCACCGCAGACAAGCGTGAGCGATGAGACCCACTATGGTTTCCACTATGTGGCGCCACAGGGGGATTTTCAGCTGGCCATGCCTAAGAAGCGCTGCGAGATCATCCCCCATGACACTACGGTAGAGCTGCTGGCCGACTTTATCGCCACCACCCTGGCGAGCGAAAACCCAGAGAGCGAATTTAAGGTGATCGCCTATGAAGGCGTGGGTAAGGGTGCCATCGCCTCTAAAGGCGAGCGCCACGTCTAG